In Zalophus californianus isolate mZalCal1 chromosome 17, mZalCal1.pri.v2, whole genome shotgun sequence, one DNA window encodes the following:
- the GOT2 gene encoding aspartate aminotransferase, mitochondrial isoform X1 yields the protein MALLHSGRVLSGIAAAFHPGLAAAASARASSWWTHVEMGPPDPILGVTEAFKRDTNSKKMNLGVGAYRDDNGKPYVLPSVRKAEAQIAAKNLDKEYLPIAGLADFCKASAELALGEDNEVLKSSRYVTVQTISGTGALRIGASFLQRFFKFSRDVFLPKPSWGNHTPIFRDAGMQLHGYRYYEPKTCGFDFTGAVEDISKMPQQSVLLLHACAHNPTGVDPRPEQWKEIATVVKKNNLFAFFDMAYQGFASGDGNKDAWAVRHFIEQGINVCLCQSYAKNMGLYGERVGAFTVVCKDADEAKRVESQLKILIRPMYSNPPVNGARIASTILTSPDLRKQWLQEVKGMADRIISMRTQLVSNLKKEGSSHNWQHITDQIGMFCFTGLTPEQVERLTKEFSIYMTKDGRISVAGVTSGNVGYLAHAIHQVTK from the exons CTCCTGGTGGACCCATGTGGAAATGGGGCCCCCAGATCCCATCCTGGGAGTCACAGAAGCCTTTAAGAGAGACACCAACAGCAAAAAGATGAATCTGGGAGTTGGTGCCTACCGGGATGATAATGGAAAGCCTTATGTGCTCCCTAGTGTCCGGAAG GCAGAGGCCCAGATTGCTGCAAAAAATTTGGACAAAGAGTACCTGCCCATCGCGGGACTTGCTGACTTTTGTAAGGCATCTGCAGAGCTAGCCCTGGGTGAGGACAACGAAGTGTTGAAAAGTAGCCGG TATGTCACCGTGCAGACCATTTCTGGAACTGGGGCCTTGAGGATTGGAGCCAGTTTTCTG CAAAGATTCTTTAAGTTCAGCCGAGATGTCTTTCTGCCCAAACCGTCCTGGGGAAATCACACACCAATCTTCAGGGATGCCGGTATGCAGCTGCATGGTTATCGCTACTACGAGCCCAAGACGTGTGGCTTTGACTTCACAGGTGCTGTGGAGGACATTTCG AAAATGCCACAGCAAAGCGTTCTTCTCCTGCATGCCTGTGCCCACAATCCCACGGGAGTAGACCCCCGTCCTGAGCAGTGGAAGGAAATAGCAACAGTGGTGAAG aaAAACAATCTCTTTGCATTCTTTGACATGGCCTACCAAGGCTTTGCCAGTGGTGATGGTAACAAGGATGCCTGGGCTGTACGCCACTTCATCGAACAGGGCATTAATGTTTGCCTCTGCCAATCCTATGCCAAGAACATGGGCTTATACG GTGAGCGTGTGGGAGCCTTCACTGTGGTCTGCAAAGATGCTGATGAAGCCAAAAGGGTGGAGTCACAGTTGAAGATCTTGATCCGTCCCATGTATTCCAACCCTCCAGTCAATGGGGCCCGGATTGCCTCGACCATCCTAACCAGCCCTGACCTGCGAAAACAATG gTTGCAGGAAGTAAAAGGCATGGCCGACCGCATCATTAGCATGCGAACTCAGCTGGTCTCCAACCTCAAGAAGGAGGGCTCCTCCCACAACTGGCAGCACATCACTGACCAGATTGGCATGTTCTGTTTCACAGGACTGACACCTGAGCAG GTTGAGAGGCTGACCAAGGAGTTCTCCATCTACATGACAAAGGATGGCCGCATCTCTGTGGCAGGGGTCACCTCTGGCAACGTGGGCTACCTTGCCCATGCCATTCACCAGGTCACCAAGTAA
- the GOT2 gene encoding aspartate aminotransferase, mitochondrial isoform X2: MALLHSGRVLSGIAAAFHPGLAAAASARASSWWTHVEMGPPDPILGVTEAFKRDTNSKKMNLGVGAYRDDNGKPYVLPSVRKAEAQIAAKNLDKEYLPIAGLADFCKASAELALGEDNEVLKSSRYVTVQTISGTGALRIGASFLQRFFKFSRDVFLPKPSWGNHTPIFRDAGMQLHGYRYYEPKTCGFDFTGAVEDISKMPQQSVLLLHACAHNPTGVDPRPEQWKEIATVVKKNNLFAFFDMAYQGFASGDGNKDAWAVRHFIEQGINVCLCQSYAKNMGLYGERVGAFTVVCKDADEAKRVESQLKILIRPMYSNPPVNGARIASTILTSPDLRKQWLQEVKGMADRIISMRTQLVSNLKKEGSSHNWQHITDQIGMFCFTGLTPEQTPAASLKRYQNKQEPEY; the protein is encoded by the exons CTCCTGGTGGACCCATGTGGAAATGGGGCCCCCAGATCCCATCCTGGGAGTCACAGAAGCCTTTAAGAGAGACACCAACAGCAAAAAGATGAATCTGGGAGTTGGTGCCTACCGGGATGATAATGGAAAGCCTTATGTGCTCCCTAGTGTCCGGAAG GCAGAGGCCCAGATTGCTGCAAAAAATTTGGACAAAGAGTACCTGCCCATCGCGGGACTTGCTGACTTTTGTAAGGCATCTGCAGAGCTAGCCCTGGGTGAGGACAACGAAGTGTTGAAAAGTAGCCGG TATGTCACCGTGCAGACCATTTCTGGAACTGGGGCCTTGAGGATTGGAGCCAGTTTTCTG CAAAGATTCTTTAAGTTCAGCCGAGATGTCTTTCTGCCCAAACCGTCCTGGGGAAATCACACACCAATCTTCAGGGATGCCGGTATGCAGCTGCATGGTTATCGCTACTACGAGCCCAAGACGTGTGGCTTTGACTTCACAGGTGCTGTGGAGGACATTTCG AAAATGCCACAGCAAAGCGTTCTTCTCCTGCATGCCTGTGCCCACAATCCCACGGGAGTAGACCCCCGTCCTGAGCAGTGGAAGGAAATAGCAACAGTGGTGAAG aaAAACAATCTCTTTGCATTCTTTGACATGGCCTACCAAGGCTTTGCCAGTGGTGATGGTAACAAGGATGCCTGGGCTGTACGCCACTTCATCGAACAGGGCATTAATGTTTGCCTCTGCCAATCCTATGCCAAGAACATGGGCTTATACG GTGAGCGTGTGGGAGCCTTCACTGTGGTCTGCAAAGATGCTGATGAAGCCAAAAGGGTGGAGTCACAGTTGAAGATCTTGATCCGTCCCATGTATTCCAACCCTCCAGTCAATGGGGCCCGGATTGCCTCGACCATCCTAACCAGCCCTGACCTGCGAAAACAATG gTTGCAGGAAGTAAAAGGCATGGCCGACCGCATCATTAGCATGCGAACTCAGCTGGTCTCCAACCTCAAGAAGGAGGGCTCCTCCCACAACTGGCAGCACATCACTGACCAGATTGGCATGTTCTGTTTCACAGGACTGACACCTGAGCAG ACTCCTGCTGCTTCTCTGAAGAGATACCAGAACAAGCAGGAGCCTGAATACTGA